The following are encoded together in the Vigna unguiculata cultivar IT97K-499-35 chromosome 2, ASM411807v1, whole genome shotgun sequence genome:
- the LOC114174400 gene encoding LOW QUALITY PROTEIN: uncharacterized protein LOC114174400 (The sequence of the model RefSeq protein was modified relative to this genomic sequence to represent the inferred CDS: inserted 1 base in 1 codon), which translates to MEENDCKNARLRRKLVLQQRFNARSNQHADYKEQNARKKPKIANHCSQMSGNNISNSSTTLVEDPIQINLMTSQSSASTITYNTPCVLSSSIHRSYVQNNYNCSAGATSGDQNHSYSVSNNKVVKYPFQVIQSLQNRFNLHDETTTEQHCSNTRNDDSTRRTYEGNSTSTTITNELYCKGELQGANALCFCSELLNIGDPCLECQYCQAQLWYEERAEKSNTSKEVQFSLCCQKGKVQIPLLKKPPDLLEGLLNGVDRRSKSFLQNIRLYNSMFSFTSIGGKIDTSMNNGSAPPQFILNGQNYHRIGSLLPERGSKPKFAQLYIYDTENELSNRLKHFRSNSKESDLDQSLVADLIQMIDTHNVLAKSFRRVRELSLQHMELDFTLRLFRGRNKDPRVYNTPSCDEIAALIVGDFGNLDVGRDIIVKKFSGELTRLHETHTAFIPLQYPLMFPYGEDGYQEDIPIRXVSLRSQSRVRIRISLREFIAFRIQQRSIEPGNIVNACRLFQQFLVDCYTMVEAQRLSFIRANQKLIRCDILNGLQEAVNRGETDPSLIGRRIVLPASFTGGTRYMFNNCQDAMAICKKFGYPDLFITITCNVNWSEIRDFILPKGLSPSDLPDIVCRVFKMKLDEMMTDFRKKDFFGKTTAGMYTVEFQKRGLPHAHILLWLDGESKLKNSTDIDKVISAELPNADLYPKLEKVVASYMIHGPCGSARYTSPCMKEGRCSKFFPKKFTSSTYIDEDGYPCYRRLDNGRFVEKNGIKLDNRSVVPYNPPLLMRYQAHVNTEYCNKTNSIKYLFKYVNKGPDRATLKISNNSAQCDKETIIDEIKRYYDCRYLSPCEAAWRIFAFDIHHRWPPVQRLTFHLPGQQSTLFKDNDDINVICNRYENANTMFLAWFEANKVYTEGKELTYSEFPSKFVWFAKEKEWKPRKKGYNIGRLTYIPPGSGELYYLRILLTIQKGCIDYESIKTIDGKFYETYQDPCYALGLLADDKEYIDAIKEASEFASGYQLRRLFVTLLSMNTISKPDIVWNSTWSILCDGILYQKRKEMRLPGLQIKTAELQKICLMEIQEMLMSNGRCLKDYPSLPQLDISDVHTFNNRFIVDELQYNKEDMAKEHDILLKALNDEQMHVYQDIMTAVVSNKGGFFFLYGYGGTGKTFMWKTLSAALKSKGMIVLNVASSGIASLLLPGGKTAHSTFCIPLLINDESTCNIAQGTLRAKLLMVTNLIIWDEAPMMNRMCFEAFDRTLRDIMRNVDDVNNDKPFGGKAVVLGGDFRQILPVIKKGSRFDIIKSAINYSELWNCCKVLKLSKNMRLSTTTNNQAANDIKEFADWILKIGDGQMDVNENGECMVEIPEELLIINTDVPLLSLVEFVYPQFVVNMMNPNYFDDGAILCPTNDSVEQVNDFMLSLLGGEEVIYLSSDTPCQSDEQDEVQSEWFTYEFLNDIKCSGIPNHKLKLKTGVPIMLLRNIDQAKGLCNGTRLQVNHLGKNVISATVITGKNIGDKIFIPRMDLVPSDSGLPFKFQRRQFPISLCFAMTINKSQGQTLSRVGLYLPQPVFTHGQLYVAISRVKTKRGLKILILDENGNITNTTKNVVYKEIFETL; encoded by the exons ATGGAGGAAAACGATTGTAAAAATGCAAGGCTGAGGAGGAAGTTGGTGCTACAACAAAGGTTTAATGCAAGAAGTAATCAACATGCAG ATTACAAAGAACAGAATGcaagaaaaaaaccaaaaatcgCCAACCATTGTTctcaaa TGTCTGGAAACAATATATCAAATTCTTCAACTACTTTAGTTGAAGATCcaattcaaataaacttaatgacTTCACAATCCTCAGCTTCTACTATAACATACAATACTCCTTGTG TTCTCAGCAGTAGCATTCACAGAAGTTAtgtacaaaataattacaattgcAGTGCAG GTGCCACATCTGGAGATCAAAATCATTCATATTCTGTCTCTAACaataaagttgtcaaatatCCTTTTCAAGTCATACAATCACTTCAAAACAGATTCAATCTTCATGATGAAACAACAACAGAACAACATTGTTCAAACACAAgaaatgatgattcaacaagaaGAACATATGAAG GAAATAGTACAAGTACTACAATTACAAATGAATTGTATTGCAAAGGAGAGTTACAAG GTGCTAATGCTTTATGCTTTTGTTCAGAACTACTCAATATTGGAGATCCTTGCTTGGAATGCCAATACTGTCAAGCTCAACTGTGGTATGAAGAAAGAGCAGAAAAAAGTAACACATCAAAGGAAGTTCAATTTTCATTATgttgtcaaaagggaaaagtaCAAAttccactactaaaaaaacCACCTGATCTTCTTGAAGGTTTGTTAAATGGTGTAGATCGTAGAAGCAAATCATTTTTACAGAATATAAGACTGTACAATAGCATGTTTTCATTTACTTCAATTGGTGGTAAGATAGATACTTCAATGAACAATGGTTCTGCTCCACCACAATTTATTCTTAATGGTCAGAACTATCATCGTATTGGAAGTTTATTGCCAGAACGTGGATCAAAGCCAAAGTTTGCACAACTTTACATATATGACACCGAAAATGAATTGAGTAACAGACTAAAGCATTTCAG gTCTAACAGCAAGGAATCTGATCTAGATCAATCATTGGTTGCTGATTTGATTCAAATGATTGACACTCACAATGTTCTTGCGAAATCTTTTAGAAGAGTAAGAGAATTGTCACTGCAACATATGGAATTAGATTTCACACTAAGACTATTTAGAGGCAGAAACAAAGACCCTAGAGTATACAACACACCTTCATGTGATGAAATAGCTGCTCTAATAGTTGGTGATTTTGGCAATCTGGATGTAGGCAGAGATATCATTGTCAAAAAATTTTCTGGTGAATTAACAAGACTGCATGAAACTCACACAGCTTTCATTCCACTTCAGTATCCTCTAATGTTTCCATATGGAGAAGATGGTTATCAAGAAGATATTCCAATCA GAGTCTCATTAAGAAGTCAATCCAGGGTCAGAATTAGAATTTCGTTGCGAGAATTTATTGCATTTAGAATACAACAAAGATCTATAGAACCTGGAAATATTGTGAATGCATGTCGATTATTCCAACAGTTTTTGGTTGATTGTTATACAATGGTGGAAGCACAACGACTGTCATTCATTAGAGCTAATCAAAAGTTAATTCGTTGTGATATTCTTAATGGATTACAAGAGGCTGTTAATAGAGGAGAGACAGATCCTTCTTTAATTGGAAGACGTATTGTACTGCCTGCTTCATTCACTGGTGGTACAAGATACATGTTCAACAATTGTCAAGATGCTATGgctatttgtaaaaaatttggcTATCCTGATTTGTTCATTACTATAACATGCAATGTCAATTGGAGCGAAATAAGAGACTTTATTTTACCAAAAGGGTTGTCACCATCAGATTTACCTGATATTGTATGTAGAGTATTCAAAATGAAGCTAGATGAAATGATGACAGATTTCAGAAAAAAAGACTTCTTTGGAAAAACCACTGCAG GAATGTACACAGTAGAATTTCAAAAGAGAGGTTTACCTCATGCACATATACTTTTATGGTTGGATGGAGAAAGCAAATTGAAAAATTCAACTgatattgataaagtaatatCAGCTGAATTGCCCAATGCGGATTTGTATCCAAAATTGGAAAAAGTTGTAGCAAGTTACATGATTCATGGACCATGCGGATCTGCGAGATATACTTCACCATGCATGAAAGAAGGAAGATGTTCcaaattttttcctaaaaaattcACATCTTCAACTTATATTGATGAAGATGGATATCCATGCTATAGAAGACTTGATAATGGTAGATTTGTTGAGAAGAATGGAATTAAGCTGGACAACAGAAGTGTTGTTCCTTACAATCCACCACTTCTAATGAGGTATCAAGCTCACGTGAATACAGAGTATTGCAACAAGaccaattcaataaaatatttgttcaaatatgtcaaCAAGGGTCCTGACAGAGCTACTCTTaaaataagcaacaactctGCACAATGTGACAAAGAAACCATTATTGATGAGATCAAGAGGTATTATGATTGTAGGTATCTATCACCATGTGAAGCAGCTTGGCGAATATTTGCTTTTGACATCCATCACAGATGGCCTCCTGTTCAGAGATTGACATTCCATCTTCCTGGACAACAATCAACTTTGTTTAAAGATAATGATGATATTAATGTGATTTGCAACAG GTACGAAAATGCTAACACAATgtttctagcttggtttgaGGCTAACAAAGTTTATACAGAAGGAAAAGAATTGACTTATTCTGAATTTCCAAGCAAATTTGTGTGGTTtgctaaagaaaaagaatggaaaccaaggaagaaaggCTACAACATTGGTAGACTTACTTATATTCCTCCGGGCTCTGGAGAACTTTATTATTTGAGGATATTACTCACAATTcaaaaaggttgtattgatTATGAAAGCATAAAGACCATTGATGGGAAATTTTATGAAACATACCAAGATCCTTGCTATGCTTTGGGATTGTTGGCAGATGATAAagaatatattgatgcaatcaAAGAAGCAAGTGAATTTGCTTCGGGGTATCAACTTAGAAgattatttgttactttgttgTCCATGAATACAATTTCTAAACCAGATATAGTTTGGAATTCTACATGGAGTATCTTATGTGATGGAATTTTGTACCaaaagagaaaggaaatgaGATTACCAg GTCTTCAAATTAAGACTGctgaattacaaaaaatatgtcTCATGGAAATACAAGAAATGCTAATGTCAAATGGTAGATGTTTGAAAGATTATCCTTCATTACCTCAACTTGATATTTCAGATGTACATACATTCAATAACAGATTTATTGTTGATGAGCTGCAATACAATAAAGAAGACATGGCAAAAGAACATGATATTTTGCTTAAAGCACTCAATGATGAACAAATGCATGTATATCAGGATATCATGACAGCAGTTGTTTCAAACAAGGGaggattcttctttttatatggCTATGGTGGTACAGGTAAAACGTTTatgtggaagacattgtcagcTGCTCTAAAAAGTAAGGGCATGATTGTTTTGAACGTAGCATCAAGTGGAATTGCTTCTTTACTACTTCCTGGTGGAAAAACAGCACACTCTACCTTCTGCATCCCACTGTTAATTAATGATGAATCAACTTGCAACATAGCGCAAGGTACTCTCCGTGCTAAACTTCTGATGGTAACCAATTTAATTAtctgggatgaagcaccaatgatGAATAGAATGTGCTTTGAGGCATTTGATAGAACACTAAGAGATATTATGCGAAATGTTGATGATGTCAATAAtgacaaaccatttggtggCAAAGCAGTTGTCTTGGGAGGTGACTTCAGACAAATTCTACCCGTTATAAAGAAAGGATCTAGGtttgatatcatcaaatcaGCCATCAACTATTCAGAGTTATGGAATTGTTGTAAAGTGCTCAAACTGTCCAAGAACATGAGATTAAGTACTACAACAAACAATCAAGCAGCCAATGATATCAaagaatttgctgattggatattgAAAATTGGAGATGGCCAAATGGATgtaaatgagaatggtgagtgCATGGTAGAAATTCCAGAAGAGCTGCTTATTATAAATACAGATGTACCTTTATTGTCATTGGTTGAATTTGTCTATCCTCAATTTGTGGTTAACATGATGAATccaaattattttgatgatggagcAATCTTGTGCCCAACTAATGATTCTGTAGAGCAAGTCAATGATTTCATGTTGTCTTTATTAGGTGGTGAAGAGGTGATTTATTTAAGTTCAGATACACCTTGCCAATCTGATGAACAAGATGAAGTTCAATCTGAATGGTttacatatgaatttttaaatgatatcaaatgttcagGGATACCAAATCATAAACTCAAGCTCAAAACAGGTGTGCCAATTATGCTCTTGAGAAATATTGATCAAGCAAAAGGTCTTTGCAATGGCACAAG